A single region of the Vicia villosa cultivar HV-30 ecotype Madison, WI linkage group LG4, Vvil1.0, whole genome shotgun sequence genome encodes:
- the LOC131599728 gene encoding uncharacterized protein LOC131599728: protein MSYARGEFTSYDRRELDENIDVLAKQSKGIFFSQDHRDFLIETIGTEDNHRRVYGLGRGVGFKLYFGSSQSSIEVNRKREIEEIIIVDLGEGGDKWIHEELRNVQMEE, encoded by the exons ATGTCATATGCTAGAGGCGAGTTCACATCATATGATAGACGTGAATTGGATGAAAATATT GATGTACTGGCTAAACAATCCAAGGGCATCTTCTTTTCACAAGATCATCGTGACTTCTTGATAGAAACGATTGGAACCGAAGATAATCATCGGCGTGTCTATGGTCTTGGAAGAGGTGTTGGCTTCAAGTTATATTTTGGATCATCTCAATCATCTATAGAAGTAAATCGTAAGAGAGAGATTGAAGAGATAATTATTGTTGACTTGGGGGAGGGAGGGGATAAGTGGATTCACGAGGAACTTCGAAATGTGCAGATGGAGGAGTGA